A DNA window from Anastrepha ludens isolate Willacy chromosome 6, idAnaLude1.1, whole genome shotgun sequence contains the following coding sequences:
- the LOC128868010 gene encoding jerky protein homolog-like, whose protein sequence is MPNKRKKNTLSLETKVQILEKLDQGIQGKRLALEFDVAPSAITYIKSMKSSILSAVSNTYHKANKKSLHIAEYPKMEASLYEWFLNQREKKCTLTGPILKEKAKQIFKVEYPDKDESTFSASDGWLSKFKKRHGIRFLKICGEILSSDVDSVTPFIHRFRAKVDEMGLMESQIYNVDETGLFYRCLPDKTYVSLFEKTAPGYKIQKERISVLLGVNADGSHKLMPLVIGKAKKPRSFQGFNNPLHYNFSKNAWMTSRIFHDWFHNIFIHEVRKNFVFRFSNSKIFSIHR, encoded by the coding sequence ATGCCAAATAAACGTAAGAAAAATACTTTGTCTTTGGAAACCAAAGTGCAGATCTTGGAAAAGCTTGACCAAGGTATTCAAGGGAAGCGGTTAGCCCTAGAATTTGATGTGGCGCCATCTGCAATCACCTATATCAAATCTATGAAATCATCAATTTTAAGCGCTGTTTCTAATACCTATCATAAGGCTAACAAAAAATCATTGCATATCGCTGAATATCCAAAAATGGAAGCAAGTCTTTATGAGTGGTTTTTAAATCAACGCGAAAAAAAGTGTACATTAACTGGGCCAATACTAAAGGAGAAAGCCaaacaaatattcaaagtgGAATATCCCGATAAAGATGAAAGTACATTTAGCGCAAGTGATGGATGGcttagcaaatttaaaaaacgacaCGGAAtacgttttttaaaaatttgtggcgAGATTCTCTCTAGTGATGTTGATTCAGTCACCCCGTTTATTCACAGATTTCGTGCAAAAGTCGATGAGATGGGGCTAATGGagtcacaaatatataatgtaGATGAAACCGGATTATTTTACCGTTGTTTACCTGACAAAACATACGTCTCTCTTTTCGAGAAAACCGCCCCCGGGTATAAAATCCAGAAGGAACGAATTTCAGTGTTACTTGGTGTAAATGCTGATGGATCACATAAATTAATGCCATTAGTAattggaaaagcaaaaaaaccaagAAGTTTCCAAGGATTCAATAATCCACTCCATtacaacttttcaaaaaatgcttGGATGACATCTCGGATTTTTCATGATTGGTTTCACAACATATTTATTCATGAggtaagaaaaaactttgtttttaggttcagtaattccaaaatattttcaattcacaGGTGA